Proteins found in one Methanofollis fontis genomic segment:
- a CDS encoding Glu/Leu/Phe/Val family dehydrogenase, whose product MTQTDLFETIRQHVCQCAYDLNLAPDVEAILKMPMREFHVSIPVRMDDGHIHTFQGFRVQYNDARGPTKGGIRYHPDETIDTIRGLAAIMTWKCALFGLPLGGAKGGVVCNPKEMSEGELERLSRAYIQAISRFIGPERDIPAPDVYTNPRIMAWMMDEYSKIAGQTTFGAITGKPLVVGGSEGRLDATARGGWYVIGEAAQDAGIDLKNATVAIQGFGNVGAHAARLGQYLAGARVVAVSDSRGGVMNRDGIEIHRLQEHKAETGSVAGFLGTEPISNEDLLELDVDILIPAALENVVNAANADRIRARIIAEFANGPVSNEADAMLKEKDVILIPDLLCNGGGVVVSYFEMVQNLNMDHWDAADVDSRLRKMMTMTYHTVHETAQKKGFSLRQAAYTIAVHNIVEAMQARGWV is encoded by the coding sequence ATGACTCAGACAGACCTCTTCGAGACGATCAGGCAGCATGTCTGCCAGTGCGCCTATGACCTGAACCTTGCCCCTGATGTCGAGGCGATCCTGAAGATGCCGATGCGCGAATTCCATGTCTCCATCCCGGTCAGGATGGACGACGGCCATATCCATACATTTCAGGGGTTCCGGGTGCAGTACAACGACGCCCGCGGCCCGACAAAGGGCGGGATCCGATACCACCCGGACGAGACCATCGACACGATCCGGGGGCTTGCCGCCATTATGACCTGGAAATGCGCCCTTTTCGGCCTCCCCCTCGGCGGTGCGAAGGGGGGCGTGGTCTGCAATCCCAAGGAGATGTCGGAGGGGGAACTCGAACGGTTGAGCAGGGCATATATTCAGGCGATCAGCAGGTTTATCGGGCCGGAACGCGACATCCCGGCCCCTGACGTCTACACCAATCCCCGGATCATGGCCTGGATGATGGACGAATACTCCAAAATTGCCGGGCAGACCACATTCGGGGCGATCACCGGCAAACCGCTTGTCGTCGGCGGGTCTGAGGGGAGGCTGGACGCCACTGCCAGGGGGGGATGGTATGTGATCGGTGAAGCGGCGCAGGATGCCGGGATCGACCTGAAGAATGCGACCGTGGCGATCCAGGGGTTCGGGAACGTGGGGGCCCATGCCGCCCGTCTCGGCCAGTACCTGGCGGGTGCACGGGTGGTGGCGGTGAGCGACAGTCGGGGCGGGGTGATGAACCGGGACGGCATCGAGATCCATCGCCTGCAGGAGCACAAGGCAGAGACCGGGAGCGTGGCCGGATTCCTGGGCACCGAACCCATTTCAAACGAGGATCTGCTCGAACTCGATGTGGACATCCTGATCCCGGCCGCCCTTGAGAATGTGGTCAACGCCGCCAACGCCGATCGGATACGCGCCCGGATCATCGCCGAGTTCGCCAACGGTCCGGTCTCAAACGAGGCGGACGCCATGCTCAAGGAAAAGGACGTGATACTGATCCCCGACCTCCTCTGCAATGGTGGCGGAGTGGTGGTATCCTACTTCGAGATGGTCCAGAACCTGAATATGGACCACTGGGACGCCGCCGACGTGGACAGTCGACTGCGGAAGATGATGACCATGACCTATCATACCGTGCACGAAACGGCGCAGAAGAAAGGGTTTTCTCTCAGGCAGGCAGCATATACGATCGCCGTCCACAATATCGTGGAGGCGATGCAGGCGCGGGGGTGGGTCTGA
- a CDS encoding SOS response-associated peptidase, producing MCGRYTIAAVAGIGERFGVSSHPAWLRPRYNAAPSQRLPVVCGDGERQVCPAVWGMGEGGKIINARAGSMHERPLFSSLLKGGRCLVPADGFYEWDRMKRPYYFTLPDSPLFAFAGLVSEERQFVILTTESNAVVAPVHGRMPVILRREDEGRWLSGADAEEVCTPYPAAGMERRRVGSGVSDPANDDPSLILSPEGAREWW from the coding sequence ATGTGCGGACGCTATACCATCGCTGCCGTTGCGGGAATCGGGGAGCGCTTCGGTGTGTCATCACATCCTGCATGGCTCCGCCCCCGCTATAATGCCGCCCCCTCCCAGAGGCTCCCGGTGGTCTGCGGTGATGGGGAGCGGCAGGTCTGCCCGGCGGTCTGGGGCATGGGGGAGGGGGGGAAGATCATCAATGCCCGTGCCGGGAGCATGCACGAGCGCCCCCTCTTCTCCTCCCTCCTGAAGGGCGGGCGGTGCCTTGTTCCGGCCGACGGGTTCTATGAATGGGACCGGATGAAGAGGCCGTATTATTTCACTCTTCCCGACAGTCCCCTCTTCGCCTTTGCCGGACTGGTCAGTGAGGAACGGCAGTTCGTGATCCTCACCACGGAGTCAAACGCCGTCGTCGCACCGGTGCACGGACGGATGCCCGTGATCCTCAGGAGGGAGGATGAGGGGCGGTGGCTCTCGGGGGCGGATGCAGAGGAGGTGTGCACCCCCTATCCTGCGGCGGGGATGGAGCGACGCCGTGTAGGGAGCGGGGTGTCGGACCCTGCGAACGACGATCCATCCCTGATCCTGAGCCCTGAGGGGGCGAGGGAGTGGTGGTGA
- a CDS encoding GNAT family N-acetyltransferase, whose translation MAPEIRAYRDDDFSAVAALECGTGGSKYQAAVFIRQAAVLFNDQFLVLEQDRRAVGFTIGARVQGNGEEAWVLRLKVEEGLRGNGFGRQLLEALLGRFCESGASGAVLTVSPSNTPARRLYESAGFGVVGEEPGYFGDGEDRLVMRLPLR comes from the coding sequence ATGGCTCCGGAGATCAGGGCGTATCGTGACGATGACTTTTCGGCTGTTGCCGCCCTCGAATGCGGCACCGGGGGGAGCAAATATCAGGCGGCCGTTTTTATTCGTCAGGCAGCCGTTCTTTTCAACGATCAGTTCCTGGTGCTTGAACAGGACAGAAGAGCGGTCGGTTTCACGATCGGCGCCAGGGTCCAGGGGAATGGAGAGGAGGCATGGGTGCTCCGCCTGAAGGTGGAGGAAGGTCTCCGGGGGAATGGGTTTGGCCGTCAGCTCCTTGAGGCACTCCTCGGGAGGTTCTGCGAGAGCGGTGCCTCGGGAGCGGTGCTGACCGTGTCGCCGTCGAACACCCCGGCGCGTCGCCTCTACGAGAGTGCGGGCTTTGGCGTGGTCGGGGAAGAACCGGGATATTTCGGGGACGGCGAGGACCGCCTGGTGATGCGTCTTCCCCTCCGGTGA
- a CDS encoding YeeE/YedE thiosulfate transporter family protein, translated as MMFTSLHRNKGAQLLIGLLIGIGFGFFLQKGGVTEYDVIIGQLLLTDFTVVRVMLSAVIVGMIGFYLLKGGEMVAIHCRNVTLGSVVIGGLIFGAGFAVLGWCPGTVAGAVGQGFLDALFGGMVGMVVGAGLFAWVYPRISEGILKAGEFEVRTIPEVLGVNPWFVVIPFVVIMIGILWVLEVMGL; from the coding sequence ATGATGTTCACATCGCTTCACCGGAACAAAGGAGCGCAACTCCTGATCGGGCTTCTGATCGGCATCGGCTTTGGTTTCTTCCTCCAGAAGGGAGGCGTGACCGAGTATGACGTGATCATCGGGCAGCTGCTCCTGACCGATTTCACCGTCGTCAGGGTGATGCTCTCGGCGGTGATCGTCGGCATGATCGGGTTTTACCTGCTGAAAGGGGGGGAGATGGTGGCGATCCACTGCAGGAATGTCACGCTCGGTTCGGTCGTCATCGGCGGCCTGATCTTCGGCGCCGGGTTTGCCGTCCTCGGATGGTGCCCCGGAACGGTGGCCGGGGCGGTGGGGCAGGGGTTCCTGGACGCCCTCTTCGGCGGCATGGTCGGGATGGTCGTCGGCGCCGGGCTGTTTGCATGGGTCTATCCCCGGATTTCAGAGGGGATCCTGAAGGCAGGGGAGTTTGAGGTCCGGACCATTCCCGAGGTCCTGGGCGTGAACCCCTGGTTTGTCGTGATCCCGTTCGTGGTGATCATGATCGGCATCCTCTGGGTGCTGGAGGTGATGGGGCTCTGA
- a CDS encoding YeeE/YedE thiosulfate transporter family protein: MARDAAPISPSPFLSGLKSGISRDRHHPAWWRVVHDAGAICTCRRGSSIRRTASGGVKMMDILTAVRWSPYLAGAGIGLMAILSFFLADRPLGCSTAFAKTSGMIERVVRGEQVDTHPYYRKIGPYIDGSWMVVLGIVIGAFVSASLSGTFDLTWVPSRWEEAFGSDPLLRWAAALIGGMLLGFGARWAGGCTSGHGISGTLQLSVNSLIAAICFFIGGIAVAMVLFGFPGV, translated from the coding sequence ATGGCGCGAGATGCTGCCCCTATCTCTCCCTCTCCATTTCTATCAGGGTTGAAAAGTGGTATAAGCAGGGACCGACATCACCCAGCATGGTGGCGTGTGGTCCATGATGCAGGGGCCATATGCACCTGCAGGCGGGGTTCAAGCATCCGCCGCACTGCATCGGGGGGTGTGAAGATGATGGATATTCTGACGGCAGTCCGGTGGTCCCCCTATCTGGCAGGGGCCGGAATCGGGCTCATGGCAATACTTTCGTTTTTCCTTGCTGACCGTCCGCTCGGTTGCTCGACGGCATTCGCAAAGACGAGCGGCATGATCGAACGGGTGGTCCGGGGTGAACAGGTGGACACACATCCGTATTACCGAAAAATCGGCCCATATATCGATGGTTCATGGATGGTCGTGCTGGGGATCGTCATCGGGGCCTTTGTCTCGGCGTCCCTTTCCGGCACCTTCGACCTCACCTGGGTGCCGTCGAGGTGGGAAGAGGCATTTGGATCGGATCCGCTTCTCCGCTGGGCGGCGGCCCTCATCGGGGGGATGCTCCTGGGTTTCGGGGCACGATGGGCCGGAGGATGCACGAGCGGGCACGGGATCAGCGGGACACTGCAGCTCTCGGTGAACAGTCTGATTGCCGCCATCTGTTTTTTCATCGGCGGGATTGCGGTCGCCATGGTCCTGTTCGGGTTTCCGGGGGTGTAG
- the cutA gene encoding divalent-cation tolerance protein CutA, whose amino-acid sequence MEGESVVIVLCTAPSGDAERIADLAVRKHDAACVNIVGVGSVFRWEGEVQRDREELMIFKTTQGRLSILMDTIQGAHPYEVPEIIAVPVIEGAKEYLAWVAEMVKPPERH is encoded by the coding sequence ATGGAAGGGGAAAGTGTTGTTATTGTGCTTTGCACGGCGCCCTCCGGGGATGCCGAGAGGATCGCCGACCTTGCGGTGCGCAAGCATGACGCCGCATGTGTGAATATCGTCGGCGTGGGGTCGGTCTTCCGCTGGGAGGGGGAGGTCCAGCGGGACCGGGAGGAACTGATGATCTTCAAGACGACGCAGGGGCGCCTTTCCATCCTGATGGATACCATACAGGGGGCACACCCGTATGAGGTGCCGGAGATCATCGCCGTTCCGGTGATCGAGGGGGCGAAGGAGTATCTGGCATGGGTGGCGGAAATGGTGAAACCGCCGGAGAGGCACTGA
- a CDS encoding competence protein CoiA family protein: MDSAYDNTKPGILVKVRAKDISGSHYGHYSCPLCGETVIFCSGVYQKAHFRHKSGSIIAQTCELYSGNHSKYSDYADYKLKRKISGLPFYLKQIGDSFKLYLGFWPVEESILKKEKQRGQKVTIKNDKNSVMMDLGKVSANEVYHLPLSWVDESYKLIYQVPKTALNEIWGENTSRIFSNGILFRIGDSYSRSISLNGVITPNTSYYYISQYPVINKSFLKVEESHPLLMEGTPKWRIYKIQFTKVTPESSHYAREHHVQLLEKPPELIPLWPPSIQNNQKQIYHKTGLCTYRLKSSHESGTWEIFILDKDQIPSDKREISLQDPFFSINVDKNIQYLSFFDTDSDLETAIVSRDDKTDISYQQPELELKWMKKKIKPGSELKANKNADLSIESNMKCDIIRMRDHIPNLLFRNNLSVLSFPDVSNGDTIIIRHGQDILTSLFFRKNEKTPDYKNCNKITDEALYLKLLSLRSAFIAVPSQLKYIAAGLGNYPKTREYLKNALKTGIIPNKAAEQLIMIYNQGEL; the protein is encoded by the coding sequence ATGGATAGTGCATATGATAATACCAAGCCAGGAATTCTGGTCAAAGTCCGAGCTAAGGACATATCTGGTTCCCACTATGGGCACTATTCCTGCCCATTATGCGGGGAAACAGTTATTTTTTGTAGTGGAGTTTATCAAAAAGCGCATTTTCGTCATAAGTCCGGTTCAATTATTGCGCAGACATGTGAACTATATTCTGGAAACCATTCGAAATACTCAGATTATGCTGACTATAAACTCAAACGAAAAATCTCTGGCCTTCCCTTCTATCTTAAACAGATTGGGGACTCCTTCAAATTATATCTCGGATTTTGGCCTGTGGAGGAATCAATTCTTAAAAAAGAAAAGCAAAGAGGACAAAAAGTAACGATCAAAAACGATAAAAATTCTGTGATGATGGACCTTGGAAAGGTCAGCGCAAACGAGGTTTACCACCTGCCCCTTTCATGGGTTGATGAATCATACAAGCTCATATATCAGGTACCGAAGACCGCCCTCAATGAAATATGGGGAGAGAATACATCAAGAATATTCTCAAACGGCATACTTTTTAGAATCGGTGACAGTTACTCCCGTAGTATCAGTTTAAATGGTGTCATCACTCCCAATACAAGTTACTACTATATCTCTCAGTATCCAGTCATCAACAAATCATTCCTCAAAGTAGAGGAGAGTCACCCACTTCTCATGGAAGGAACACCAAAATGGAGAATCTACAAAATCCAGTTTACCAAAGTCACCCCTGAATCATCCCATTATGCAAGGGAACATCATGTACAACTCCTAGAAAAACCTCCAGAACTCATCCCACTGTGGCCACCAAGCATTCAGAACAACCAAAAACAGATCTATCATAAAACAGGCCTCTGTACGTATCGTCTAAAATCATCTCATGAATCAGGAACATGGGAGATATTTATACTCGACAAAGATCAGATACCGTCAGATAAAAGGGAGATTTCCCTCCAAGATCCTTTTTTCTCAATTAACGTGGACAAAAACATACAGTACCTATCGTTTTTTGATACAGACAGCGATCTAGAGACAGCCATTGTCTCAAGAGATGACAAAACAGACATCTCGTATCAACAACCAGAGCTGGAACTAAAATGGATGAAGAAAAAAATCAAACCGGGATCAGAACTTAAAGCAAATAAAAATGCAGATCTCTCGATAGAATCCAACATGAAATGTGACATTATTCGGATGAGAGATCACATTCCAAATCTTCTCTTCAGAAATAATCTTTCAGTCTTAAGTTTCCCAGATGTATCCAATGGAGATACTATCATCATCAGACATGGACAAGACATTCTGACATCTCTTTTCTTCAGGAAAAACGAAAAAACTCCAGATTACAAAAATTGTAACAAAATTACAGATGAGGCACTGTATCTGAAATTACTCAGCCTGAGAAGCGCTTTTATCGCAGTTCCATCGCAGTTAAAGTATATTGCTGCGGGGCTAGGCAACTATCCAAAAACAAGAGAATACCTCAAAAATGCACTTAAAACAGGCATAATTCCGAATAAAGCAGCAGAACAACTCATTATGATCTACAATCAGGGAGAACTCTAA
- a CDS encoding radical SAM protein, with product MNNLPPPSYRRLYETGDLAARVEQAWEILRSCTLCPRRCSIDRLQGEAGWCGSRDLPKVASFGPHFCEEPELVGRNGSGTIFFSNCTMRCEYCQNYEISQCGRGEEIRCDDLARIMLALQRQGCHNINLVSPTHYVPQILRALLAAAEGGLAIPLVYNTGGYDLAETIRLLDGIVDIYMPDAKYGSDDAARRFSHAPHYTRYMQESIREMHRQVGDLEVWDGLAVRGLIIRHLVLPGGYAESREVFRFVADEISRDSYLNLMDQYRPEWHAVLRESGLPAAFSRPLNAAEFEEALGEARAAGLWRGLAPGGEEG from the coding sequence ATGAACAACCTGCCCCCTCCCTCCTATCGACGCCTCTATGAAACCGGTGACCTCGCCGCCCGTGTTGAGCAGGCATGGGAGATCCTGCGTTCATGCACGCTCTGTCCCCGCCGGTGCAGCATCGATCGCCTCCAGGGCGAGGCGGGGTGGTGCGGGAGCCGGGACCTCCCGAAAGTTGCGAGTTTCGGACCACATTTCTGTGAAGAGCCCGAGCTGGTGGGAAGAAACGGTTCCGGGACGATCTTTTTCTCGAACTGCACGATGCGATGTGAATATTGCCAGAACTATGAGATCAGCCAGTGCGGGCGGGGGGAGGAGATCAGGTGCGACGATCTCGCCAGGATCATGCTCGCCCTCCAGCGGCAGGGCTGCCATAACATCAACCTGGTCTCGCCCACTCACTATGTCCCCCAGATCCTGCGTGCGCTTCTTGCCGCCGCAGAGGGCGGGCTCGCTATCCCTCTTGTCTACAACACCGGCGGGTATGATCTGGCAGAGACGATCCGTCTCCTCGACGGCATCGTCGATATCTACATGCCGGACGCAAAATACGGCAGCGATGATGCCGCCCGGCGGTTCTCACACGCCCCCCACTATACCCGGTATATGCAGGAATCGATCCGGGAGATGCACCGCCAGGTGGGCGATCTGGAGGTCTGGGACGGTCTGGCCGTCAGGGGGCTGATCATCCGGCACCTGGTGCTGCCCGGGGGATATGCCGAAAGCAGGGAGGTGTTCAGGTTCGTCGCCGATGAGATCTCCCGCGACAGTTACCTGAACCTGATGGACCAGTACCGCCCGGAATGGCATGCCGTTCTCAGGGAGTCAGGACTGCCGGCGGCATTTTCCCGGCCTCTGAATGCCGCTGAATTCGAGGAGGCGCTCGGCGAGGCGCGTGCTGCCGGACTCTGGCGCGGCCTTGCCCCCGGAGGGGAGGAGGGGTGA
- the sixA gene encoding phosphohistidine phosphatase SixA → MREDEGWLMDLYVLRHGKAGTPLDDPAEDAGRPLSQDGREQVKVVAGWIADRTFDLDVIATSPLRRAHETADMVARATGRTDRLSVRDELLPGREVREGARWLHEIGGDRRVMIVGHEPGLSALIGNLIGDGGASVVLRKGGIAKIRNIGPDLPLRGELHWLLTPGQIADMR, encoded by the coding sequence ATGAGAGAAGATGAAGGCTGGCTGATGGATCTCTATGTGTTGCGGCACGGGAAGGCGGGGACGCCGCTCGACGACCCGGCAGAGGATGCGGGGCGCCCCCTCTCGCAGGACGGGCGGGAGCAGGTGAAGGTGGTGGCGGGATGGATCGCCGACAGGACATTCGATCTCGACGTGATCGCCACCAGTCCTCTCAGACGCGCCCATGAAACGGCGGACATGGTGGCCCGGGCAACCGGACGGACAGACCGCCTCTCGGTCAGGGACGAACTTCTGCCGGGCCGTGAGGTGCGGGAGGGGGCCCGCTGGCTCCATGAGATCGGCGGGGACAGACGGGTGATGATCGTCGGGCACGAACCAGGCCTCTCCGCCCTTATCGGAAACCTCATCGGGGACGGCGGCGCAAGCGTCGTGTTGCGCAAGGGAGGGATCGCTAAAATCAGGAATATCGGGCCCGACCTCCCGCTGAGAGGCGAACTGCACTGGTTGCTCACACCCGGGCAGATTGCGGACATGAGATGA
- a CDS encoding YIP1 family protein, whose translation MVLRRAAGMLFRPAETFRDINNGSLKDAFLFYAALLLLNAVLSTLLAFVIMRGVSIGGSVIGGSVWMGLPGAFFGTLVSGFIFLCAGGLLLHLLVGIVGGGRPINPTFGVLMYGATPYLLLGWIPIADLIGGVWMIGTVIIGIREVHGMPARRAMCAGVIWGICAGIAYMALQYGFVSFGRI comes from the coding sequence ATGGTCCTCAGACGTGCCGCCGGCATGCTCTTCCGCCCTGCCGAAACCTTCCGGGATATCAATAACGGCAGCCTGAAGGATGCGTTTCTCTTTTATGCAGCACTCCTTCTCCTCAATGCGGTGCTCTCGACGCTCCTGGCATTCGTGATCATGAGGGGCGTCTCTATCGGCGGTTCTGTGATCGGCGGATCGGTGTGGATGGGGCTTCCCGGCGCATTCTTCGGCACCCTGGTCTCGGGGTTCATATTCCTCTGCGCCGGCGGTCTCCTGCTCCATCTCCTCGTCGGAATCGTCGGCGGGGGAAGACCGATCAATCCGACATTCGGGGTGCTCATGTATGGGGCGACGCCGTACCTGCTCCTCGGCTGGATCCCCATTGCAGACCTCATCGGGGGTGTCTGGATGATCGGGACCGTGATCATCGGGATCAGGGAGGTCCACGGCATGCCTGCACGCCGTGCGATGTGTGCGGGAGTGATCTGGGGCATCTGTGCCGGGATTGCGTACATGGCGCTGCAATATGGTTTTGTTTCCTTCGGGCGGATCTGA
- a CDS encoding DEAD/DEAH box helicase family protein: MLRLEDIKKDAAVNGIEPGQIVRIVTTDPVGENALTVYYKTADGQLKEQMLFRSSEPSLSLAEAGRPWAFDAPGEEFKLAAEAYRIDLAYLFDPMMAVHTSNVEPLPHQITAVYETMLPKQPLRFVLADDPGAGKTIMAGLLIQELLMRAELNFSEVI, encoded by the coding sequence ATGCTGAGACTGGAAGACATCAAAAAAGATGCTGCCGTCAATGGGATTGAACCGGGCCAGATCGTGCGTATTGTCACGACTGATCCGGTGGGCGAAAACGCGCTGACGGTCTATTACAAGACCGCCGACGGGCAGCTGAAAGAGCAGATGCTCTTTCGCTCCAGTGAGCCCTCCCTCTCCCTTGCAGAGGCCGGACGGCCGTGGGCGTTCGACGCACCCGGCGAGGAGTTCAAGCTGGCTGCAGAGGCCTACCGTATTGATCTCGCCTACCTCTTCGATCCGATGATGGCGGTTCACACCTCGAACGTCGAGCCCCTCCCCCACCAGATCACAGCGGTCTATGAGACGATGCTCCCCAAACAACCGTTGCGGTTTGTTCTGGCGGACGATCCCGGCGCCGGCAAGACGATCATGGCCGGGCTGCTGATCCAGGAGCTCCTGATGCGGGCTGAATTGAATTTCTCGGAAGTGATCTGA